A stretch of the Musa acuminata AAA Group cultivar baxijiao chromosome BXJ2-7, Cavendish_Baxijiao_AAA, whole genome shotgun sequence genome encodes the following:
- the LOC103991634 gene encoding cytosolic isocitrate dehydrogenase [NADP], producing the protein MAFQKIKVANPIVEMDGDEMTRVIWRSIKDKLIFPFLDLDIKYFDLGLPNRDATDDRVTIESAEATLKYNVAVKCATITPDEGRVKEFNLKAMWKSPNGTIRNILNGTVFREPIICRNIPRLVSGWTKPICIGRHAFGDQYRATDTVIKGPGKLKLLFEGKEEQVELEVFKFTGAGGVALSMYNTDESIRSFAEASMNTAYQKRWPLYLSTKNTILKKYDGRFKDIFQEVYETQWKSKFEAAGIWYEHRLIDDMVAYALKSEGGYVWACKNYDGDVQSDFLAQGFGSLGLMTSVLMCPDGKTIEAEAAHGTVTRHYRVHQKGGETSTNSIASIFAWTRGLAHRAKLDNNARLLDFTQKLEAACIGTVESGMMTKDLALLVHGPKVTRDKYLSTEQFIDAVVAELRTKLCARPKL; encoded by the exons ATGGCGTTCCAGAAGATCAAGGTTGCGAACCCAATCGTCGAGATGGACG GAGATGAAATGACTAGGGTAATTTGGAGATCAATCAAGGATAAG CTTATTTTCCCATTTTTGGATTTGGACATAAAGTACTTTGACCTAGGCCTTCCAAATCGGGATGCCACAGATGATAGAGTTACAATTGAAAGTGCGGAAGCTACTTTGAA ATATAATGTGGCAGTAAAATGTGCAACAATAACACCAG ATGAAGGTCGTGTCAAGGAGTTCAACCTCAAAGCAATGTGGAAGAGTCCAAATGGAACAATCAGAAACATTTTGAATG GCACTGTATTTAGAGAGCCAATTATCTGTAGAAACATACCAAGGCTTGTGTCAG GATGGACAAAGCCAATATGCATTGGAAGGCATGCTTTTGGTGATCAATACCGAGCCACAGACACAGTTATTAAAGGACCTGGGAAGCTAAAATTGTTGTTTG agggaaaagaagagcaaGTCGAGCTAGAAGTGTTCAAATTCACAGGTGCTGGTGGTGTGGCGTTGTCTATGTATAATACTGATGAG TCGATTCGTTCTTTCGCTGAGGCTtcaatgaacacagcctaccagAAAAGGTGGCCACTTTACCTTAGCACTAAAAACACAATTCTCAAGAAGTATGATGGAAG GTTTAAGGACATATTCCAGGAGGTGTATGAGACTCAATGGAAATCCAAATTTGAGGCTGCAGGAATATG GTATGAGCACCGATTGATAGATGATATGGTTGCTTATGCACTTAAGAGCGAAGGTGGATATGTGTGGGCTTGTAAGAACTATGATGGAGATGTGCAAAGTGATTTCTTAGCTCAAG GTTTTGGGTCCCTTGGGTTGATGACGTCAGTGCTG ATGTGCCCTGATGGGAAAACCATTGAAGCAGAAGCTGCGCATGGCACTGTTACTCGTCACTATCGGGTTcaccaaaaaggaggagaaactaGCACAAacagcattgcttcaatttttgcatGGACCCGAGGGCTTGCACACAG GGCAAAGCTAGATAATAATGCAAGATTGCTCGATTTCACTCAAAAGCTTGAGGCAGCTTGCATTGGAACCGTGGAGTCTGGGATGATGACCAAAGATCTTGCTCTCCTCGTTCATGGACCCAA GGTTACTCGAGATAAGTATCTGAGCACCGAACAGTTCATTGACGCCGTGGTAGCGGAGCTTAGGACAAAGCTGTGTGCCAGACCGAAGTTGTAA
- the LOC135617195 gene encoding uncharacterized protein LOC135617195 produces MERFKWIPQSLHGGDQDREEDLLGEFEGSDSWSPLQRLYGFAASLVIGFAFMLLSLIVFYRPIKFGIMFTFGNILAVGSTAFLIGPVQQARLMLDPVRIYATAIYVGSAIVALVCALWIHSKMLTLIAIIIEICALVWYSLSYVPFARRMVSELFISCCDREF; encoded by the exons ATGGAGAGATTCAAATGGATCCCGCAGTCCCTTCATGGAGGCGACCAAGACCGAGAAGAGGACCTGTTGGGCGAGTTCGAGGGCTCCGACTCGTGGTCTCCTCTCCAG AGATTGTATGGCTTCGCGGCGTCTCTGGTCATCGGCTTCGCTTTTATGCTCTTG TCTCTTATTGTTTTCTACAGACCCATCAAATTTGGCATTATGTTCACCTTTGGAAATATACTGGCAGTAGGAAG CACAGCCTTCCTAATCGGGCCCGTACAACAAGCGAGATTGATGCTTGATCCAGTCCGCATTTATGCAACAGCTATATATGTCGGCAGTGCCATTGTTGCTCTAGTTTGTGCTCTTTGG ATTCATAGCAAAATGTTGACATTAATTGCAATTATAATTGAGATCTGTGCTCTTGTTTG GTATAGCCTGAGTTATGTTCCTTTTGCTCGACGAATGGTTTCAGAACTATTTATAAGTTGTTGTGACAGAGAGTTTTGA
- the LOC135617193 gene encoding uncharacterized protein LOC135617193 isoform X1: MKTSQEPQGTPEVQPSSEASHDLQGDHQNSPVVEAPKAESGSASVASSNSRKVSREDIELVQNLIERCLQLYMNRGEVVRTLSSRARIEPGFTTLVWQKLEEENSEFFRAYYIRLKLKKQIILFNHLLEHQYHLMKYPVQPKVPLTPIQNGIHHMPVNLPMGYPVLPQHPMPATVQPHVDPMGCGLSSCHVVNGIPAPGSFHPIRLNSGTNGTTEATHTAPPCSASMSEMAVSPASVASSNHFPFTPEISGIGMDASALDTSFPSDVANSGELHLGPDGVGSSRDSIRSLGHLWNFSLSDLTADLTNLGEDLGVLGDYDGSPFLPSDSDILLDSPEQDDIVEEYFADIATGSCSHQSDEEKS; this comes from the exons ATGAAGACCTCACAG GAACCTCAGGGTACACCTGAAGTACAACCATCATCAGAAGCTTCACATGATTTACAAGGTGACCATCAAAATTCCCCAGTTGTTGAAGCTCCTAAAGCAGAATCAGGTTCAGCATCAGTTGCAAGCAGTAATAGTAGAAAGGTTTCTCGTGAAGACATTGAACTT GTGCAAAACTTGATAGAACGATGTCTACAGCTGTATATGAATAGAGGGGAGGTAGTTCGGACTCTGTCCAGCCGTGCTAGGATAGAACCTGGTTTCACAACACTAG TATGGCAGAAACTGGAAGAAGAAAACTCAGAATTTTTCAGAGCTTATTATATAAGGCTGAAGCTGAAGAAACAGATCATTTTGTTCAATCACTTGCTGGAGCACCAGTACCATCTTATGAAGTATCCTGTCCAGCCTAAGGTTCCACTGACTCCAATTCAAAATGGAATCCACCATATGCCTG TTAATTTACCTATGGGGTATCCAGTTCTGCCGCAGCACCCAATGCCAGCTACAGTTCAGCCTCATGTTGACCCCATGGGTTGTGGACTGTCCAGCTGTCATGTGGTCAATGGTATTCCTGCTCCAGGCAGTTTTCATCCCATTCGCTTGAATTCTGGAACCAA TGGCACAACTGAAGCCACTCATACAGCCCCTCCATGCAGTGCATCTATGTCTGAGATGGCTGTGAGTCCTGCCTCAGTGGCATCAAGCAATCATTTTCCTTTCACACCCGAGATCTCTGGGATAGGCATGGATGCATCAGCACTTGATACGAGCTTCCCATCTGACGTGGCAAATTCTGGAGAGCTGCACCTAGGACCAGATGGCGTGGGATCCTCAAGAGACTCAATTAGATCATTAGGACATCTGTGGAATTTCAGCCTTTCAGATCTAACAGCAGATTTGACAAATTTAGGAG AAGACCTTGGAGTTTTGGGAGACTACGATGGTTCTCCTTTCTTACCATCAGACTCGGATATCTTGCTCGACTCCCCAGAACAAGATGATATAG TTGAAGAATACTTTGCGGACATTGCCACAGGATCATGCTCTCACCAATCAGATGAAGAAAAATCTTAA
- the LOC135617193 gene encoding uncharacterized protein LOC135617193 isoform X4 translates to MNRGEVVRTLSSRARIEPGFTTLVWQKLEEENSEFFRAYYIRLKLKKQIILFNHLLEHQYHLMKYPVQPKVPLTPIQNGIHHMPVNLPMGYPVLPQHPMPATVQPHVDPMGCGLSSCHVVNGIPAPGSFHPIRLNSGTNGTTEATHTAPPCSASMSEMAVSPASVASSNHFPFTPEISGIGMDASALDTSFPSDVANSGELHLGPDGVGSSRDSIRSLGHLWNFSLSDLTADLTNLGEDLGVLGDYDGSPFLPSDSDILLDSPEQDDIVEEYFADIATGSCSHQSDEEKS, encoded by the exons ATGAATAGAGGGGAGGTAGTTCGGACTCTGTCCAGCCGTGCTAGGATAGAACCTGGTTTCACAACACTAG TATGGCAGAAACTGGAAGAAGAAAACTCAGAATTTTTCAGAGCTTATTATATAAGGCTGAAGCTGAAGAAACAGATCATTTTGTTCAATCACTTGCTGGAGCACCAGTACCATCTTATGAAGTATCCTGTCCAGCCTAAGGTTCCACTGACTCCAATTCAAAATGGAATCCACCATATGCCTG TTAATTTACCTATGGGGTATCCAGTTCTGCCGCAGCACCCAATGCCAGCTACAGTTCAGCCTCATGTTGACCCCATGGGTTGTGGACTGTCCAGCTGTCATGTGGTCAATGGTATTCCTGCTCCAGGCAGTTTTCATCCCATTCGCTTGAATTCTGGAACCAA TGGCACAACTGAAGCCACTCATACAGCCCCTCCATGCAGTGCATCTATGTCTGAGATGGCTGTGAGTCCTGCCTCAGTGGCATCAAGCAATCATTTTCCTTTCACACCCGAGATCTCTGGGATAGGCATGGATGCATCAGCACTTGATACGAGCTTCCCATCTGACGTGGCAAATTCTGGAGAGCTGCACCTAGGACCAGATGGCGTGGGATCCTCAAGAGACTCAATTAGATCATTAGGACATCTGTGGAATTTCAGCCTTTCAGATCTAACAGCAGATTTGACAAATTTAGGAG AAGACCTTGGAGTTTTGGGAGACTACGATGGTTCTCCTTTCTTACCATCAGACTCGGATATCTTGCTCGACTCCCCAGAACAAGATGATATAG TTGAAGAATACTTTGCGGACATTGCCACAGGATCATGCTCTCACCAATCAGATGAAGAAAAATCTTAA
- the LOC135617193 gene encoding uncharacterized protein LOC135617193 isoform X3: MKTSQGTPEVQPSSEASHDLQGDHQNSPVVEAPKAESGSASVASSNSRKVSREDIELVQNLIERCLQLYMNRGEVVRTLSSRARIEPGFTTLVWQKLEEENSEFFRAYYIRLKLKKQIILFNHLLEHQYHLMKYPVQPKVPLTPIQNGIHHMPVNLPMGYPVLPQHPMPATVQPHVDPMGCGLSSCHVVNGIPAPGSFHPIRLNSGTNGTTEATHTAPPCSASMSEMAVSPASVASSNHFPFTPEISGIGMDASALDTSFPSDVANSGELHLGPDGVGSSRDSIRSLGHLWNFSLSDLTADLTNLGEDLGVLGDYDGSPFLPSDSDILLDSPEQDDIVEEYFADIATGSCSHQSDEEKS; this comes from the exons ATGAAGACCTCACAG GGTACACCTGAAGTACAACCATCATCAGAAGCTTCACATGATTTACAAGGTGACCATCAAAATTCCCCAGTTGTTGAAGCTCCTAAAGCAGAATCAGGTTCAGCATCAGTTGCAAGCAGTAATAGTAGAAAGGTTTCTCGTGAAGACATTGAACTT GTGCAAAACTTGATAGAACGATGTCTACAGCTGTATATGAATAGAGGGGAGGTAGTTCGGACTCTGTCCAGCCGTGCTAGGATAGAACCTGGTTTCACAACACTAG TATGGCAGAAACTGGAAGAAGAAAACTCAGAATTTTTCAGAGCTTATTATATAAGGCTGAAGCTGAAGAAACAGATCATTTTGTTCAATCACTTGCTGGAGCACCAGTACCATCTTATGAAGTATCCTGTCCAGCCTAAGGTTCCACTGACTCCAATTCAAAATGGAATCCACCATATGCCTG TTAATTTACCTATGGGGTATCCAGTTCTGCCGCAGCACCCAATGCCAGCTACAGTTCAGCCTCATGTTGACCCCATGGGTTGTGGACTGTCCAGCTGTCATGTGGTCAATGGTATTCCTGCTCCAGGCAGTTTTCATCCCATTCGCTTGAATTCTGGAACCAA TGGCACAACTGAAGCCACTCATACAGCCCCTCCATGCAGTGCATCTATGTCTGAGATGGCTGTGAGTCCTGCCTCAGTGGCATCAAGCAATCATTTTCCTTTCACACCCGAGATCTCTGGGATAGGCATGGATGCATCAGCACTTGATACGAGCTTCCCATCTGACGTGGCAAATTCTGGAGAGCTGCACCTAGGACCAGATGGCGTGGGATCCTCAAGAGACTCAATTAGATCATTAGGACATCTGTGGAATTTCAGCCTTTCAGATCTAACAGCAGATTTGACAAATTTAGGAG AAGACCTTGGAGTTTTGGGAGACTACGATGGTTCTCCTTTCTTACCATCAGACTCGGATATCTTGCTCGACTCCCCAGAACAAGATGATATAG TTGAAGAATACTTTGCGGACATTGCCACAGGATCATGCTCTCACCAATCAGATGAAGAAAAATCTTAA
- the LOC135617193 gene encoding uncharacterized protein LOC135617193 isoform X2, protein MKTSQEPQGTPEVQPSSEASHDLQGDHQNSPVVEAPKAESGSASVASSNSRKVSREDIELVQNLIERCLQLYMNRGEVVRTLSSRARIEPGFTTLVWQKLEEENSEFFRAYYIRLKLKKQIILFNHLLEHQYHLMKYPVQPKVPLTPIQNGIHHMPVNLPMGYPVLPQHPMPATVQPHVDPMGCGLSSCHVVNGIPAPGSFHPIRLNSGTNGTTEATHTAPPCSASMSEMAVSPASVASSNHFPFTPEISGIGMDASALDTSFPSDVANSGELHLGPDGVGSSRDSIRSLGHLWNFSLSDLTADLTNLGDLGVLGDYDGSPFLPSDSDILLDSPEQDDIVEEYFADIATGSCSHQSDEEKS, encoded by the exons ATGAAGACCTCACAG GAACCTCAGGGTACACCTGAAGTACAACCATCATCAGAAGCTTCACATGATTTACAAGGTGACCATCAAAATTCCCCAGTTGTTGAAGCTCCTAAAGCAGAATCAGGTTCAGCATCAGTTGCAAGCAGTAATAGTAGAAAGGTTTCTCGTGAAGACATTGAACTT GTGCAAAACTTGATAGAACGATGTCTACAGCTGTATATGAATAGAGGGGAGGTAGTTCGGACTCTGTCCAGCCGTGCTAGGATAGAACCTGGTTTCACAACACTAG TATGGCAGAAACTGGAAGAAGAAAACTCAGAATTTTTCAGAGCTTATTATATAAGGCTGAAGCTGAAGAAACAGATCATTTTGTTCAATCACTTGCTGGAGCACCAGTACCATCTTATGAAGTATCCTGTCCAGCCTAAGGTTCCACTGACTCCAATTCAAAATGGAATCCACCATATGCCTG TTAATTTACCTATGGGGTATCCAGTTCTGCCGCAGCACCCAATGCCAGCTACAGTTCAGCCTCATGTTGACCCCATGGGTTGTGGACTGTCCAGCTGTCATGTGGTCAATGGTATTCCTGCTCCAGGCAGTTTTCATCCCATTCGCTTGAATTCTGGAACCAA TGGCACAACTGAAGCCACTCATACAGCCCCTCCATGCAGTGCATCTATGTCTGAGATGGCTGTGAGTCCTGCCTCAGTGGCATCAAGCAATCATTTTCCTTTCACACCCGAGATCTCTGGGATAGGCATGGATGCATCAGCACTTGATACGAGCTTCCCATCTGACGTGGCAAATTCTGGAGAGCTGCACCTAGGACCAGATGGCGTGGGATCCTCAAGAGACTCAATTAGATCATTAGGACATCTGTGGAATTTCAGCCTTTCAGATCTAACAGCAGATTTGACAAATTTAGGAG ACCTTGGAGTTTTGGGAGACTACGATGGTTCTCCTTTCTTACCATCAGACTCGGATATCTTGCTCGACTCCCCAGAACAAGATGATATAG TTGAAGAATACTTTGCGGACATTGCCACAGGATCATGCTCTCACCAATCAGATGAAGAAAAATCTTAA